A genomic window from Candidatus Latescibacter sp. includes:
- a CDS encoding TIGR00282 family metallophosphoesterase, whose product MKILFVGDIFGQPGKHAASRFIPQFVRERNIDFCVVNGENAAGGFGLTMNIADKLFAFGVNVITSGNHIFDRQEAYDFLPQSTAILRPANYPPSVPGRGYTIVKAKNGMKVGVLNLQGRIFMAPIDDPFRVADDIIDRLSEETRIILVDIHAEATSEKMALGWYLDGRVTAVIGTHTHVMTADERILPKGTAFITDVGMTGPHDSVIGVRIEQSLQKLMKQVPVRFSPAEKGIKFSAVIIEINDSTGKALAIERVFEDDVE is encoded by the coding sequence GTGAAGATACTTTTTGTCGGTGATATTTTTGGCCAGCCGGGGAAACATGCCGCCTCACGGTTCATTCCTCAGTTTGTTCGTGAAAGAAATATTGATTTCTGCGTTGTAAATGGGGAAAATGCCGCAGGAGGTTTCGGGTTGACCATGAACATCGCCGACAAACTTTTCGCCTTCGGGGTAAATGTGATCACCTCCGGGAATCATATCTTTGACCGTCAGGAAGCCTACGATTTTCTCCCCCAGTCAACCGCCATTCTCCGTCCCGCCAATTATCCTCCCAGCGTCCCGGGCCGGGGGTACACAATAGTAAAAGCAAAGAACGGAATGAAGGTTGGCGTATTGAATCTCCAGGGGAGGATTTTCATGGCGCCTATCGACGATCCGTTCCGGGTGGCTGACGATATAATTGACCGCCTCTCTGAGGAAACCCGTATTATCCTCGTGGATATTCATGCCGAGGCGACCTCCGAGAAAATGGCGCTCGGCTGGTATCTGGACGGTCGGGTTACCGCAGTAATCGGTACCCATACCCATGTCATGACCGCAGACGAACGGATTTTGCCCAAGGGCACTGCTTTCATCACCGATGTGGGGATGACCGGTCCGCATGATTCAGTGATCGGGGTAAGGATCGAGCAGTCTCTCCAAAAGCTCATGAAACAGGTTCCCGTACGTTTTTCTCCCGCCGAAAAGGGAATCAAATTCTCGGCGGTGATTATCGAGATCAATGATTCCACCGGCAAGGCGTTGGCAATCGAGCGCGTGTTTGAAGATGATGTGGAATGA